The following are encoded in a window of Telmatobacter sp. DSM 110680 genomic DNA:
- a CDS encoding GCN5 family acetyltransferase has product MNISEYPDALDPSLVGTYSPLAKAGGGYVWDDVLEYRVWLHPERGASDEEEGSDYYYAFATYAEAAAFFEESPGAEEPLALIRQVEYIDELEPGVYRHVKETRIAEWPVQFLRRPRRTPKTIPDFLSPHAPKNRLDIIRGLETRNE; this is encoded by the coding sequence ATGAATATTTCTGAATACCCGGATGCATTAGACCCAAGTCTTGTTGGCACGTATTCGCCTCTCGCGAAGGCTGGGGGAGGCTACGTTTGGGATGACGTTCTGGAATATCGAGTTTGGCTGCATCCCGAGCGTGGTGCCTCTGATGAGGAAGAGGGCAGTGACTACTACTATGCGTTCGCAACTTATGCCGAAGCTGCTGCATTCTTCGAGGAGAGTCCCGGCGCAGAGGAGCCCCTCGCCCTTATTCGGCAGGTCGAATACATCGACGAATTGGAGCCCGGTGTCTATCGCCACGTGAAAGAAACGCGAATTGCCGAGTGGCCGGTTCAATTTCTACGTCGGCCTCGGCGAACTCCAAAAACCATCCCTGACTTCCTATCTCCGCATGCGCCGAAGAACCGTCTCGACATCATCAGAGGTTTAGAGACCAGAAACGAGTGA
- a CDS encoding PA14 domain-containing protein: MSSSAPRPLQPDTGIAIVRVTTREVLIDLIALSGRDQPVLDLKLADLQVSESFVSLDSPNAPHPATVSLEPETITSLRVVDPSAPQPSSDDSRSGFQIAGSCLELSTPHYQIAFHPGPDASQSGYHRVVISAKRSGIRLFYRHQYYVGLKEPLVKPPVVQSEAINKLLLQAACYHPQIPASISLRPRFIESGRTDVIRYSVAIDADSLSFVTLERNGNNAGIDRLVALDYGVCNLDNRGLPISFSQAPLEKVLTSGEYARALDRGFPHILEFPAPEHIAITRFVVRDRQTGNLGVVEAAFPGVAQGPIVHISPPATQTATDLKAIEAWRNLDSIKDANGRSLNPLNMRPEPEPIGSFGSIVPAPHSFCGDVYDLSDRPEDLPDFRESDPIVSLYTSTLDVPNQIFSNLTRIPGQPPGTIPFGIDYHGVFWVKLPGDYHFLLLSDDGATLRVDDKKLIDIDGLHPAQPASARIHLDAGRHSIDVPHFENAEGAFALELWVKPHGAHSWSVFDMNDYSPPAPNANFPDPR, translated from the coding sequence ATGTCATCCTCCGCACCTCGGCCACTGCAGCCCGATACTGGTATCGCCATTGTTCGTGTTACGACGCGCGAGGTTCTCATTGACCTGATCGCGCTTAGCGGTCGAGATCAGCCTGTCTTGGACCTTAAGCTTGCAGATCTTCAGGTTTCAGAATCATTTGTCTCGCTTGACTCACCTAACGCGCCTCATCCAGCCACCGTGTCTCTAGAACCAGAAACAATCACCAGCTTGCGCGTGGTCGATCCTAGTGCACCTCAGCCTTCATCGGACGATTCGCGGAGTGGATTCCAAATTGCCGGGAGTTGCCTGGAGCTTTCTACCCCGCACTATCAGATCGCATTCCATCCGGGTCCCGACGCTTCGCAAAGCGGATACCACCGGGTTGTGATCAGTGCGAAGAGATCCGGCATCCGGTTGTTTTATCGTCATCAATACTACGTAGGTTTGAAGGAACCTCTCGTCAAACCTCCCGTCGTTCAGAGTGAAGCCATTAACAAGCTACTTCTACAGGCTGCCTGTTACCACCCGCAAATACCTGCGTCAATTTCCCTGCGGCCCAGATTCATAGAAAGTGGCCGCACGGATGTCATCCGCTACTCCGTCGCAATCGACGCCGACTCGCTCTCCTTCGTGACCTTAGAAAGGAACGGGAACAATGCAGGTATCGATCGCCTCGTCGCGCTTGACTACGGAGTCTGCAACCTAGATAACCGGGGGCTTCCGATTAGCTTTTCCCAAGCGCCACTTGAGAAAGTCCTAACGTCCGGAGAGTACGCTCGCGCTCTGGATCGAGGATTTCCTCACATCTTGGAATTTCCGGCCCCGGAGCACATCGCGATCACGCGATTCGTTGTTCGCGATCGTCAAACGGGCAATCTTGGCGTGGTTGAGGCCGCATTTCCTGGCGTCGCTCAAGGCCCGATCGTGCACATCTCGCCTCCAGCTACGCAGACAGCGACCGATCTTAAGGCAATTGAGGCCTGGCGAAATCTGGATTCGATCAAAGATGCTAATGGTCGCAGTCTGAATCCTTTGAATATGCGGCCAGAACCAGAACCCATTGGCTCGTTTGGGAGCATTGTTCCCGCTCCCCATTCTTTTTGCGGTGACGTTTATGATCTCTCCGACCGGCCAGAAGATTTACCCGATTTTCGCGAATCCGATCCGATCGTCTCGCTTTATACTTCCACCCTCGATGTGCCCAATCAGATATTCTCCAATCTCACACGGATACCAGGACAGCCGCCGGGGACAATTCCCTTCGGAATCGACTACCACGGCGTTTTCTGGGTAAAGCTCCCGGGCGACTATCACTTCTTATTGCTTTCCGATGACGGCGCGACCCTGCGTGTCGATGACAAGAAGCTGATTGACATCGATGGGCTCCACCCGGCGCAGCCAGCTTCGGCCCGAATCCATCTCGATGCAGGCCGTCACTCGATCGACGTACCGCACTTTGAGAACGCAGAGGGTGCGTTTGCTCTTGAGCTTTGGGTCAAGCCGCACGGTGCGCACTCGTGGAGCGTGTTCGATATGAACGACTACTCTCCGCCTGCTCCAAATGCAAACTTCCCGGATCCTCGCTGA
- a CDS encoding DUF3592 domain-containing protein, which produces MFLRSWKSLLLSKISIIAGCILLFFGFIDRGAAGRELSTAGRITQVQCGGKGCTYSYVFVVNGTSILDDSETCKTPLTPRGCAEGALVRVYYDPQHLSESMLGDFGLASREKFISGACLVLFGLVLIALYFLIRRAEGASDDPDPDLNLDRSQPDVIHIVQGE; this is translated from the coding sequence ATGTTCCTCCGGTCTTGGAAGTCGCTACTTCTCTCCAAAATCTCAATCATCGCTGGGTGCATCCTGCTTTTCTTTGGCTTCATTGATCGGGGTGCAGCGGGTCGAGAGCTTTCCACGGCTGGCCGAATCACTCAGGTCCAATGTGGCGGCAAAGGCTGCACCTATTCGTACGTATTTGTGGTCAATGGCACCAGCATTCTGGACGACAGTGAAACCTGCAAGACCCCGTTGACCCCGCGAGGATGCGCAGAAGGCGCACTGGTTCGGGTCTACTATGATCCGCAACATCTGTCAGAGAGTATGTTGGGAGACTTCGGGCTAGCAAGCCGGGAGAAGTTTATCTCTGGCGCGTGCCTTGTATTGTTTGGCCTAGTTCTTATCGCTCTTTATTTCTTAATTAGACGGGCGGAAGGCGCCTCTGACGATCCCGATCCAGACCTCAATTTGGACCGCTCTCAACCGGACGTAATTCATATAGTTCAAGGCGAGTAG
- a CDS encoding energy transducer TonB: protein MRSRTAACIVSCLLATSTVVCAKTIFADDAPLADTPTNVPPKSSKLVIIPENVAVGMLIHKVTPEYPVIAKAARVSGIVTLKATISKTGEISNLHVECGPEMLQEPSLAAVREWKYRPYLLRGEPVEVQTTIKVTFTLGGKKKVPFSKDSCPI from the coding sequence ATGCGTTCACGAACTGCCGCATGCATCGTCAGTTGTCTCCTCGCGACTTCAACGGTGGTTTGCGCAAAGACAATCTTTGCCGATGACGCCCCTCTTGCTGACACGCCGACGAATGTGCCGCCCAAGAGTTCGAAGCTGGTCATCATTCCTGAAAATGTTGCAGTTGGCATGCTGATCCACAAGGTCACTCCGGAATACCCCGTAATCGCCAAAGCAGCCCGAGTATCCGGAATAGTTACGCTTAAGGCCACAATTTCTAAGACGGGAGAGATTTCGAACCTTCACGTTGAATGCGGCCCGGAGATGCTACAGGAACCTTCGCTCGCGGCCGTTCGAGAGTGGAAGTATCGCCCCTATCTCTTGCGCGGCGAACCAGTTGAGGTGCAAACAACAATAAAAGTTACGTTCACCTTGGGAGGCAAGAAAAAGGTGCCGTTCAGTAAGGACTCCTGCCCCATCTAA
- a CDS encoding Imm26 family immunity protein produces MTELRSLEEANEVSAVRLVSKRQKAKVGDIFRLSPVEGIFLWGRLIKRGSFFGLDADFNLIYIYDAIGPDRPSPTSLSSQNLMIGPSVVNNLGWARGYWQIVASEPVMPGDALDHHFFIRYHGTGSTLDYDIVDEQGHAVRSPKVEKTELAQSGFGNFNSIDWQLRAILRKRGII; encoded by the coding sequence ATGACGGAGCTAAGGAGCCTCGAAGAAGCGAACGAAGTATCGGCTGTTCGGCTTGTGAGCAAGCGCCAAAAAGCGAAGGTAGGCGACATCTTTCGTCTCTCGCCTGTTGAAGGCATTTTCCTTTGGGGAAGGTTGATAAAGAGAGGGAGCTTCTTCGGCCTCGATGCTGATTTCAACCTGATCTACATCTACGATGCGATTGGTCCCGATCGTCCCTCGCCCACTTCTTTATCGTCTCAGAATCTAATGATCGGCCCATCAGTGGTGAACAATCTCGGGTGGGCAAGGGGATATTGGCAGATCGTCGCCTCCGAACCGGTGATGCCTGGGGACGCGCTCGATCATCACTTCTTCATTCGGTATCACGGCACAGGCTCTACTCTCGACTACGATATCGTCGATGAGCAAGGGCACGCAGTTCGATCTCCGAAAGTCGAGAAGACCGAGCTGGCACAATCTGGGTTCGGAAACTTCAACTCAATTGACTGGCAGCTTAGAGCTATCCTCCGCAAACGCGGCATCATTTGA